The Metabacillus sediminilitoris genome window below encodes:
- a CDS encoding tartrate dehydrogenase: MKQFKVAVIAGDGIGPEVINEGVKVLNKVAELDSGFQFDFTYFPWGSEFYAKNGKMMDDNGIEQLKEFDAIYLGAVGFPGVPDHISLWDLLLKIRKNFDQYVNIRPVKLLKGAQLPLVDVKREDINMLFIRENSEGEYSGAGEWLFKGKEHEVVLQNSVFSRKGTERIIRYAFETAKKEGRTLTSISKANALNYSMVFWDQVFDEVSLEYPEVETASYLVDAAAMLMIKDPKRFEVVVTSNLFGDILTDLGAALAGGIGLAAGANINPERNYPSMFEPIHGSAPDIAGKGIANPLATIWSASQMLDFFGYEMYGKVVLEAIEQLLLEGDVLTSDMKGTGSTSEVGDRVTEIIKYIMSSNDVKVK; encoded by the coding sequence GTGAAACAATTTAAAGTAGCGGTTATCGCAGGTGACGGTATCGGCCCTGAAGTCATTAATGAAGGGGTCAAAGTATTAAATAAAGTGGCTGAACTGGATTCAGGTTTCCAATTTGATTTCACATACTTTCCATGGGGAAGCGAGTTTTACGCGAAAAATGGAAAAATGATGGATGATAATGGAATTGAACAGTTGAAAGAATTCGATGCGATTTATTTAGGAGCAGTCGGGTTTCCTGGCGTCCCCGACCATATTTCCCTGTGGGATTTGTTGTTAAAAATCCGTAAAAACTTTGATCAGTATGTTAATATTCGGCCTGTGAAGCTGTTAAAGGGTGCACAATTGCCGCTTGTGGATGTGAAACGAGAAGATATTAATATGCTATTTATTCGTGAAAACAGCGAAGGGGAATATTCAGGTGCTGGAGAATGGCTTTTTAAAGGAAAAGAGCATGAAGTCGTCCTGCAAAATAGTGTATTTTCCAGAAAAGGTACAGAAAGAATTATCCGCTATGCATTTGAAACGGCGAAAAAAGAAGGAAGAACACTAACAAGCATTTCTAAAGCAAACGCTCTTAATTACTCAATGGTTTTCTGGGATCAAGTATTTGATGAAGTTAGCTTGGAATATCCCGAAGTTGAAACAGCCTCCTATCTTGTTGATGCTGCAGCGATGTTGATGATTAAAGATCCGAAACGATTTGAAGTAGTAGTCACATCAAACTTATTTGGTGATATCTTGACAGATTTAGGGGCGGCACTTGCTGGCGGCATTGGACTTGCTGCTGGAGCAAACATTAACCCAGAAAGGAATTATCCGTCAATGTTTGAGCCAATCCACGGATCTGCTCCTGATATTGCAGGTAAAGGGATTGCCAATCCGCTTGCAACGATTTGGTCTGCAAGCCAAATGCTTGATTTCTTTGGTTATGAAATGTATGGAAAAGTGGTTTTAGAGGCGATTGAGCAACTTCTTCTCGAGGGTGATGTGTTAACATCAGATATGAAAGGGACAGGCTCAACTTCTGAAGTAGGAGATCGAGTGACTGAAATCATAAAATATATAATGTCTTCGAATGATGTAAAAGTGAAGTAA
- a CDS encoding sodium:solute symporter family protein, whose amino-acid sequence MNSSILIIIATLALAFYLGIKARKGQEMKLEQWAVGGRSFGSLIMFVLMAGEMFSTFVFLGASGAAYRFGAPAIYIFCALTYIVPFWILPPIWRYAKKHNLLTQSDFFAKKYNSKPLGLLVAIIGVISMIPYIVIQLKGFQIIVSEASYGMISPTIAVWIGMLVVTIFVYVSGIHGSAWTSMLKDILMLVVILIMGIYLPIHYFGGIQPMFESLEATKPGFLSFADEGLSITWYISLCVIVALGQYMWPHCFGASLSSQDESTLRKNAAILPLYQIVLVFILIIGFTAALQIPNLQGADTDLALFKLAKGAFPAWFVGVVGAAGMLAALIPCSMLILTSAMMLSKNIFKAVKPDTPDEKLAKLTRLFVPIISLIAVYFTFFGGNTMLALLTMAYSFVLQLFPSLFFSLLKKNPVSKAGASFGMIVGVALVAYFTLSETTMATLFPSAPSIIQDLDIGIVAISVNMTTMLVVSAFTRKGQEVIIEENVNQINIS is encoded by the coding sequence ATGAATAGTTCCATCTTGATTATCATCGCAACGCTTGCATTAGCTTTTTATTTGGGTATTAAAGCACGAAAAGGACAGGAAATGAAGCTTGAGCAGTGGGCTGTCGGCGGCAGGAGCTTTGGTTCATTAATCATGTTTGTTCTCATGGCTGGGGAGATGTTTTCGACGTTTGTATTTCTCGGAGCAAGCGGTGCTGCCTATAGGTTTGGTGCGCCAGCCATATATATATTTTGCGCCCTTACTTATATCGTTCCTTTTTGGATTTTGCCCCCAATTTGGCGTTATGCAAAGAAGCATAACTTGCTGACACAATCTGATTTTTTTGCAAAAAAATATAATAGCAAGCCATTGGGATTGTTGGTCGCAATAATTGGCGTTATCTCAATGATTCCATATATCGTGATTCAATTAAAAGGCTTCCAGATTATTGTTTCTGAAGCATCATACGGAATGATTTCGCCAACAATTGCTGTTTGGATCGGAATGCTTGTCGTCACCATTTTCGTTTACGTTTCAGGCATACATGGATCTGCGTGGACATCGATGCTTAAAGATATCCTTATGCTTGTCGTTATTCTTATTATGGGAATTTACTTGCCGATCCATTATTTCGGCGGAATCCAGCCTATGTTTGAATCATTAGAAGCAACAAAACCTGGATTTTTATCGTTTGCAGATGAAGGACTTAGCATCACGTGGTATATTTCCCTTTGCGTCATTGTTGCATTAGGTCAGTATATGTGGCCACATTGTTTCGGCGCCAGTTTATCATCACAAGACGAATCAACTTTGCGAAAAAATGCAGCAATTTTACCTCTCTATCAAATCGTTTTAGTCTTTATCCTGATTATTGGTTTTACGGCTGCCCTGCAAATCCCAAACCTACAAGGGGCAGATACAGACCTTGCCTTGTTTAAACTTGCAAAAGGTGCCTTCCCGGCTTGGTTTGTTGGTGTTGTAGGTGCAGCAGGGATGCTTGCAGCTCTTATTCCTTGCTCGATGTTAATATTAACTTCAGCCATGATGTTATCAAAAAATATATTTAAAGCAGTGAAACCTGATACTCCAGATGAAAAGCTTGCAAAATTAACTCGTCTTTTTGTTCCAATTATTTCCTTGATTGCTGTTTATTTTACCTTCTTTGGCGGAAACACAATGCTTGCCTTATTGACGATGGCATACAGTTTTGTCCTGCAGTTATTTCCATCTCTATTTTTTAGCTTATTGAAGAAAAATCCTGTTAGTAAAGCTGGAGCTTCCTTTGGAATGATTGTCGGAGTGGCATTGGTTGCATACTTTACCCTTTCAGAGACGACGATGGCGACCTTATTCCCGTCTGCACCATCCATCATACAGGATCTTGATATTGGGATTGTAGCCATTTCTGTGAACATGACCACAATGCTTGTTGTCAGTGCTTTTACAAGAAAAGGGCAGGAAGTCATCATAGAGGAAAACGTGAATCAAATAAATATCTCCTGA
- a CDS encoding DUF3311 domain-containing protein produces MKKLIVLLSIIPAIGSLTVINRVEPYILGIPFVVFWSAAWLVLTSICLYISCVIYDKQEKEENK; encoded by the coding sequence TTGAAAAAACTGATTGTTCTATTAAGCATCATTCCTGCAATAGGTTCATTAACAGTTATAAATCGCGTGGAACCATATATACTTGGGATACCTTTTGTTGTTTTTTGGTCAGCAGCATGGCTTGTTTTAACATCAATCTGCCTTTATATTAGCTGCGTTATATATGATAAACAAGAAAAGGAGGAGAATAAATGA